One Cucurbita pepo subsp. pepo cultivar mu-cu-16 chromosome LG20, ASM280686v2, whole genome shotgun sequence genomic window carries:
- the LOC111783379 gene encoding nitrate regulatory gene2 protein-like, producing the protein MGCAASSIDEEERVKACKERKKLMKQLIGSRKEFADTLLAYLRALKNTGATLRQFTESETLELEGTIYGLASPPSPPPPLPPSPPPPPPLSPDLRKHGAEDAQEGSIVIDEEEDDHSSSPPILSSSWEYWDPFELSAVHEQKKSEIVGPVEEENWAETRSEFEEEDKKEETVEDVVNPVAKSLEQRELVSCISSTSSLHMKVATDMGMISWKRKKTLGAVVKELDEYFLKASGGIKEIAVLIDISAGNDFPPLHFRESKRKRSNSAKVFNALSRRWSSNSLQFTTDTVEFLGPNEPCRPGAHCITLKKLYAAEQRLQKDIKEEKGTILEHEKKALLLQKQEEEHYDWTKTEKTRQAVESLESDIVRLRQAIGEDCASILALMDEELYPQLVALTSGLLHMWNIMSECHQVQNQISQQLNHQSNNHDVDLSTDYHRQATAQLAAEITAWYNSFCNLVKYQREYVKALCRWTQLTDFLVDHDRRSVCASVVLNLCEKWQDALERLPDKAASEAIKNLLSAISSLKLQQVEEQNLQRKYQKLDKRLQKEMHSLAEMEKKLGRSFLSEDGNDNLSHKNPLMLKCSKTDALKKLVDTEKAKYLNSVQVGRAMTLNHLKTDLPNVFQALMRFASLSVQAMECVCSSVTPPQECCDDATVSSTN; encoded by the exons ATGGGTTGCGCTGCTTCAAGTATTGATGAGGAGGAGAGAGTGAAGGCTTGTAAGGAGAGGAAGAAGCTAATGAAACAATTAATAGGGTCAAGGAAAGAATTTGCAGATACCCTGCTAGCTTACTTGAGGGCATTGAAGAATACAGGTGCAACCCTTAGACAATTTACTGAGTCTGAAACTTTGGAGCTTGAAGGTACTATTTATGGCTTGGCATCGCCTCCATCACCGCCTCCTCCGTTGCCGCCTTCTCCGCCCCCACCACCGCCTCTTAGCCCTGATTTGAGAAAGCATGGAGCTGAAGATGCCCAAGAAGGAAGCATTGTTATCGATGAGGAGGAGGATGATCATAGCTCATCACCTCCAATTTTGAGCTCATCTTGGGAGTATTGGGATCCTTTTGAGCTCTCTGCTGTACATGAACAAAAGAAGAGTGAAATTGTGGGGCCAGTTGAAGAGGAAAATTGGGCAGAAACTAGGAGTGAATTTGAGGAAGAGGATAAGAAGGAAGAAACTGTAGAAGATGTCGTGAATCCAGTAGCTAAGAGTCTAGAGCAAAGGGAATTGGTAAGCTGTATTTCTTCTACGAGTAGCTTGCATATGAAGGTCGCAACAGACATGGGCATGATAtcatggaaaagaaagaaaacctTGGGAGCCGTGGTCAAGGAACTCGATGAGTATTTTCTTAAAGCATCAGGTGGTATAAAGGAAATAGCTGTTCTCATTGATATCAGCGCTGGAAATGATTTTCCCCCACTTCATTTCAGGGAAAGCAAGA GGAAGAGAAGCAATTCTGCTAAGGTCTTTAATGCATTATCACGGAGGTGGTCATCTAATTCACTTCAATTTACAACTGATACAGTAGAGTTTCTTGGTCCCAATGAACCGTGCCGGCCTGGAGCTCATTGCATCACTCTAAAAAAACTTTATGCAGCAGAGCAAAGACTTCAAAAAGACATCAAg GAAGAAAAAGGTACCATTCTAGAGCATGAGAAGAAAGCTTTGCTACTGCAGAAACAAGAGGAGGAACACTATGATTGGACCAAGACTGAGAAAACTCGTCAGGCTGTTGAGAGTTTGGAGTCTGACATAGTACGTCTACGGCAAGCTATAGGTGAAGATTGTGCTTCTATATTGGCGCTAATGGATGAGGAACTATATCCACAACTGGTTGCTTTGACTTCGGG GTTATTGCACATGTGGAACATAATGTCTGAATGCCATCAAGTTCAGAATCAGATCTCCCAGCAGTTGAACCATCAAAGTAACAACCATGATGTGGATCTAAGTACAGATTACCATCGCCAAGCCACGGCTCAGCTCGCAGCCGAGATAACTGCCTGGTACAACAGCTTCTGCAATCTCGTGAAATATCAGCGAGAGTACGTAAAAGCCCTCTGTAGGTGGACTCAACTTACCGACTTCCTTGTCGATCATGATAGACGGAGTGTTTGTGCATCTGTGGTTCTTAACCTCTGCGAAAAATGGCAGGATGCCCTTGAAAGATTACCTGACAAG GCAGCTTCAGAGGCCATCAAGAATCTCTTGTCAGCCATAAGCTCCCTAAAACTCCAGCAAGTGGAGGAACAGAACCTTCAAAGGAAATACCAAAAGCTGGATAAGAGACTTCAAAAAGAGATGCACTCATTGGCGGAGATGGAAAAAAAGCTAGGGAGAAGCTTTCTGTCTGAAGATGGAAATGACAATTTGAGCCACAAGAACCCTTTGATGCTAAAGTGTTCAAAAACTGATGCCTTGAAGAAACTTGTCGATACTGAGAAGGCCAAATATCTGAACTCCGTCCAGGTCGGCCGCGCCATGACATTAAACCATCTGAAAACCGACCTCCCCAACGTTTTTCAGGCGCTTATGCGATTTGCTAGCCTCTCTGTACAAGCCATGGAGTGTGTTTGTAGTAGTGTTACACCACCTCAGGAATGTTGTGATGATGCAACAGTGAGCTCTACAAACTGA